Below is a genomic region from Romeriopsis navalis LEGE 11480.
GAATTGGGAATAAGCCTAGAGCGATCCAGCGGGTGTAGACCCCAGCAATGAGTAAGAGCCCGCCCACAATTTCCAATAGCGCGACTGGCGTAGCCATAAATCCGGGTAGCCCAACACTGACAAAAAACTGCGCTGTGCCCGCCAGCGTAAACGTAAATACCTTGAGCAAACCGTGAGCTAGGAACAATATGCCTAAGCTGACCCGTAATCCCAAAATGGCATAGGGGGCAGTTTCCAGATTGATCGTGGCTTGATCGAGACGTGTCGATCGCGGGGCTGTGGTTAAAGTCGGAACGTCGTGAATTTGAATCTTCATGATTTACTCCTGAGTAGAAAAGTTCTAAATAGAACTAAAAGGGCTAAAAAACAGCAGAATTACTACTGGCTGATTTCGACCAGCTTAGGGCTGTCGAGTTCGAGTGCAAGGGGTTGAAACAGGGTGCCTTTGTGGCCACCATCGCAATAGGGAAAATTCTGGGATTGCCCGCAGGAGCAGATCCAATGAGTGCCAGCTTCGAGGGAGACGGTTGTCGAGCCAGGGTTTGTTTGCGTCATGATGCTTCGTCTTGTGAGATTACAAAA
It encodes:
- a CDS encoding DoxX family protein, translated to MKIQIHDVPTLTTAPRSTRLDQATINLETAPYAILGLRVSLGILFLAHGLLKVFTFTLAGTAQFFVSVGLPGFMATPVALLEIVGGLLLIAGVYTRWIALGLFPILMVATFKVHGSNGWLFTNEGGGWEFPAFFMVACLVQFLLGNGAFAVGNFWSHKR
- a CDS encoding CDGSH iron-sulfur domain-containing protein — protein: MTQTNPGSTTVSLEAGTHWICSCGQSQNFPYCDGGHKGTLFQPLALELDSPKLVEISQ